The DNA window GTCCAGATCCCACTCGGGTTTCTGTTTCAAAAGCCGTTGGCAAAGCTGATTTCTTCTACCCGGTCGAAATCGGTTCGACTCAAGTACGCCGAGATCGGCGGGAAATCTCCCATTGTCGAGCAAACCTTAAAGCAACAACGTGCTCTTCAGCAAGCACTTGATAAGCACTACGGGACCGATAGTGTCTATGTTGGTTTGGCAATGCGTTATTGGAAGCCCTTTACAACCGAGGCGGTGTTGGAATTGAAGCGTCGGGAAATAACCGATGTTGTCCTGCTCCCCCTCTACGCCCAATATAGCGTCACAAACGCTGCATCGAGTTTTAACGAGTGGAACCGGGTGACGAAACAGATGCATCTTCACTTCAACGAGCGGCGGATAGAACAATACTACGACAATAGTCTGTACCTCGACGCCCTCAACGAGCGAATCGATGCAGGGCTCGCTCGGTTTGCAAATCCTCAGTCGGTCCACATCCTTTTCTCTGCACACGGGACACCGGTTGACCTGGTCACAAAAGGCGACCCATACTCGAAACAGATCAAAGAAACGATGGAGTTGGTAATGTCTCGGCGTCCGATGAAGAACCCGTACTCTCTGTCATTCCAAAGCAAAGTTGGTCCGAAGAAGTGGCTTGAACCGGCTACCGACAAGACGATTCAGGAGTTTGGCGCACAAGGAGTCAATCATATTCTTGTGGTACCGATTGCGTTTGTGAGC is part of the Bacteroidota bacterium genome and encodes:
- the hemH gene encoding ferrochelatase — translated: MTSSKMKAVVLMQFGGPDSLDAVEPFLYNLFSDPDIVQIPLGFLFQKPLAKLISSTRSKSVRLKYAEIGGKSPIVEQTLKQQRALQQALDKHYGTDSVYVGLAMRYWKPFTTEAVLELKRREITDVVLLPLYAQYSVTNAASSFNEWNRVTKQMHLHFNERRIEQYYDNSLYLDALNERIDAGLARFANPQSVHILFSAHGTPVDLVTKGDPYSKQIKETMELVMSRRPMKNPYSLSFQSKVGPKKWLEPATDKTIQEFGAQGVNHILVVPIAFVSDHIETVHELNIEVREIAEHAGIQQFEVCEGLNDSPLFIESLCQIASKALDLL